The Thalassolituus oleivorans MIL-1 genome includes the window AGACATAAAAAAAGCCGGTCATATTGACCGGCTTTTTGTTACAGAGGCTTCACTTATTTGTTAGTGAATTCTGGGTATGCTTCCATACCACACTCTGCCAAATCAACGCCTTCGTATTCTTCTTCTTCAGTAACACGCAGACCCATGATGACTTTCAACAAGCCCCATACTACTGCTGATGCTACGAATACCCATACGAAGATAGTGATTGCGCCAACTAGCTGACCACCAAACGTTGTATCACCGTTTGTTACTGGAACAACCATCAGACCAAACAAACCAACCACACCGTGTACAGAGATAGCGCCTACTGGATCGTCGATTTTCAGTTTATCCAAAGTAAGGATAGACAGTACTACGATCACGCCACCCACCATACCGATCAAAGTCGCTACGAATGGAGTTGGAGTTGAAGGCTCTGCAGTGATTGCTACTAGACCAGCCAATGCGCCGTTAAGAGCCATGGTTAGATCTGCTTTACGGAACAATACGTAAGCTAGAAGTAGAGCACCGATAAGACCACCAGCGGCCGCTGCGTTAGTGTTAGTGAATACAACAGCAACTGCGTTAGCGTTAGCGATATCGCCAAGCTTTAGAACAGAACCACCGTTGAAACCGAACCAACCCATCCACAGGATGAAAGTACCTAGAGTCGCTAGAGGAAGGTTAGCACCAGGGATAGCGCGAACTTCACCGTTAGGACCGTATTTACCTTTACGAGCACCTAGCAACAGAACACCAGCCAATGCTGCAGCAGCACCTGCCATGTGAACGATACCAGAGCCTGCGAAGTCAGAGAAACCGAAGTCATCACCCAAAGAATACAGACCAAAGACAGAACCGCCGCCCCAAGTCCAGTTACCTTCCATTGGGTAGATAAATGCAGTCATCACTACAGCGAAAGCCAAGAAAGCCCACAACTTCATGCGCTCAGCAACGGCACCAGAAACAATAGACATTGCAGTTGCAACGAATACTACTTGGAAGAAGAAGTCAGACGCACCAGAGTAGATAGATCCACCTTGGAAACCATCTTCACGTCCAGCAAAGTCAGCCAGAACAGATGCTGCATCAACTTCAGTGATACCGCTTAAGAAGTAACCACCGCCATACATGATTGCATAACCACACACCATGTACATGGTGCAAGAAATTGCATACAAGGCGACGTTTTTGGTAAGAATTTCAGTCGTGTTTTTTGCGCGCACTAGGCCCGCTTCGAGCATGGCGAAACCAGCCGCCATCCACATTACTAACGCACCGCACACCAGAAAATAAAAGGTGTCCATGGCGTATTGAAGTTCGTATACGTTATTTTCCATTATAAGCCCCCCGCATCAGGCCTCTAATTCTTTTGAAGTGGACTAAATCAGATAGCGTCTGCGCCGGTTTCACCGGTGCGGATACGAATGACTTGTTCCAGGGATGTAACGAAAATTTTGCCGTCGCCGATCTTGCCGGTGTTGGCTGCTTTGGTGATTGCTTCAATGACTTTTTCAACTAAGTCTTCAGCAACCGCCACATCAATTTTCACTTTAGGTAGAAAATCCACCACGTATTCAGCACCACGATAAAGCTCAGTGTGACCTTTTTGACGGCCAAAGCCTTTCACTTCAGTCACTGTGATGCCTTGAACACCGATCTCAGACAGTGCTTCACGCACATCGTCCAACTTAAACGGTTTAACCACAGCAGTAATGAGTTTCATAGAAAACCCCTTTTAATTAACACTTACTAGTTTCAGAAATGGCCCGTGCGGGGGCACGGACCATTGTATGCTTTTTACATGCTGATAGGCAGGCTGTAAGACACAACAACTTTCACGTCTTCATCAACATAGTTTTCGTCTTCTTCACTTGTAGCTGCATCATCAGCTTTCAAGCTCTGAGAAATCACTTTGCTCACAGTAAACGTCAAATTATCGTTATAAGCATAAGACAAATCTAAGTGCATATAGTCTGAGTCGCTATAAACCGTCTCAGTTGTTTCGCCAACGTTAGCAACTCCACTAGCCATGCCTAAAGTGGCGCCGAAAGCACCAGCGGAGTACCCTAAAGTAATGTAGCTATAGTCTTCATCACCGGCTAAAGGCATGTAGTAGGAAAATGACGCACCCATGTAACCTAAAGACAAGATCGCGTCAGTCAAGTTAAAAGTATTACCCCTTCCATTAGCAGCGTCGTCGCCAGGGTAAGAGTAAGTCCATACAGACAAGTCATAAGAAAAATCTTCTACTTCGCCGCCATAACCGATGTACAAGTCATACTCGTTTCCAGCAGCCGAATCACCGCTTGACGTCCAAACACCAGCGTATGCGCCAGCGATAGAAGCTGTTAGATCACCAGAAACAGCTGCAGCGCCGTTACCTAGATTTTGGCCGCGCCACAAGTACATGCTAGCAACGGTAGCAGAAGCTGAAACTTCAACTTCTTCAGCAAAGGTAGAAGTAGCAGCTGTCATACCAGCAGTCATAACACCAGCAAGAGCGATAGCTTTAGTTAACTTTTTCATAGTTCTTTTTCCTTCATTCGTTGTTCAAACAATTTTATGGTGTGTGCTTAGCGCACTGTTTTATTTCTGTGATAGTCCTACAGCAGACGCTGTGCCAACTTTAGAAATCCCTTTATAATCAGCAACTTAAAAGAAAATCGCGGGATTTAGTCACGATTCAGGACACCAAAATGACGCAAGCCTCATAGAAGGGCACCACGATAAAGCACGACCACTCTCCAGCATGCACCACTTTATTGCATTAACTAAGAAAGCTAGCAGATTGTAGCCGTGATACCATTTACGCGAATTAAAAATAGGAAGAACGGATGAGCCCAGAATCCATCAAAAATCGTATCGAACAACTCTTACAACAAGGGCCACTGGCTGGCCTATCCGGCGATATTAAGTTAGCCCTGCAAGCACAGTTGCAAAGCCTACTAACCAGTGCAAATTTGGTAAGCCGTGAAGAGTTTGATATCCAAACAGATGTGCTACGTCGTACCCAAGTCCAGCTCACAGAACTGGAAACTCGGGTAACCGCATTAGAAGCCGAAAGAAATAACGGCGATTAAATTGCGAGTAACTCGCGTGCTTCTTTTGAGTGCGCGAGCTCCTCTCCCGTGCCTGAAGCCACGACTCTACCGCGCTCAAGAATAATAAATTCATCGGCCAATTCCGTAGCAAAATCTAAATATTGCTCGACCAAGACAATCGCCATTTCACCGCGATCTCGTAACAATTCAATCACGCGCTGAATATCCTTAATAATCGAAGGCTGGATCCCCTCTGTTGGCTCATCAAGAATCAATAATTTAGGTCTAAGTAACAGTGCTCTTGCAATCGCAAGCTGCTGTTGCTGCCCGCCGGATAAATCACCACCACGGCGATGCAGCATTTGCTGCAAAACTGGAAATAGCGAATAGATTTCTGGATCTATAGAACGCAGAGATTTAGGTAACGCCGAGAATGCCGTATAGAGATTCTCTTCTACCGTTAGCTGCGGGAAAATATCGCGTCCTTGTGGAACATAAGCAATCCCATGACGAGCACGATCATAAGGTGCCATGTTTTTTATCGACGATTGCAGCCAAGTAATATCCCCAGAAAATGGCGTCAAGTGCCCGGAAAGAGCCTTCATTAACGTTGTTTTACCAACACCATTTCGTCCTAGAACGCAGGTCACTTTACCAACTTCTGCGCTCATCGAGACATCATAAAGTGCTTGGCTAGCACCATATGACACATTTACGTTTGATACTTCTAACATAATATCCTCGCTAGAGTGCCTGAGGCCTTAACGGCCTAAGTACACCTCAATAACTTGTGGATTTGCTTTTACCGTGGCCAAACTGCCTTCCGCGAGGACGTGCCCTTCGTGTAGCACAGTGACTTTGCAATCCAGCGCTTCGATAAAATCCATGTCGTGTTCTACTACCATGAGCGAATGCTTTTTCGCTAATGTTTTAAACAATTCCGCTGTTTTCATGGTTTCTTCATCGGTCATCCCGGCAGCGGGTTCATCAATTAAAAGCAACTGCGGCTCTTGACCCAATAGCATGCCAATTTCCAGCCATTGCTTTTGACCATGAGATAAATCACCCGCCAAATGATGAGTGCGATCGGATAAATTCACCAGTTCGAGAATTTCATCTAGCTTTTCTTTTTGCGCACCACTCAAACGATGCATCAATGCCTGCCAAATAGAGCGCCCACCTTTTAACGACATTTCTAAGTTTTCAAATACCGTTAAACTTTCAATAACGCTCGGTTTTTGAAATTTTCGTCCCACTCCAAGATTGGCGACATCGGCTTCGTCATAGCGGGTAAGATCATGCTGGTTGTTAAAAACAATTGTGCCGCTATCGGGACGAGTCTTACCCGTGATGACGTCCATCATGGTAGTTTTACCAGCACCATTAGGGCCAATAATGGCTCGCATTTCTCCCGGCGCAATAAACATAGAAAGAGAATTCAGCGCTTTGAATCCATCGAAGCTTACGCTTACACCGTCCATATAGAGAACGCTAGGGGTATCGATATGGTGTTGCTTGCTAATACTCATGCCTGATCTCCTTCGGCTTCTTTCATCGCGGCTTGTTGCTTGTTCTGCGCATGCTTATCTTTTAATTGGGCCCATAAGCCGACTACGCCTTTTGGCAGATAGAGGGTTGTCAATACAAACAGACCACCCAGCAGGAACAACCAAAGTTCAGCAAAAGCACCAGTGAAATAGGTTTTTGCATAGTTAACTAAAATGGCGCCAATAACGGCACCAAAAAGCGTACCCCGTCCGCCGACCGCAACCCAAATAATCATCTCAATCGAGTTAATTGGAGCAAATTCACCTGGGTTAATAATGCCGACTTGCGGAACATATAAAGCACCTGCGATACCCGCCAACATGGCAGACACGACAAATACAAATAACTTATAGTGCTCAACGCGATACCCTAAAAAACGCGCTCGCGATTCACTGTCGCGAATAGCCACCAACACGCGTCCCAGCTTAGAAGTAACGATAAAGCGGCTAATTAAATAGCCAAGAATCAAGGCTATGCCAGAGGCAAAAAATAGCGCAGCTCGAGTTGTATCTTGTTGCAGGTCATAACCGAGAATGTCTTTAAAATCGGTAAGACCGTTATTACCGCCAAAGCCCATGTCGTTGCGGAAAAAGGCGAGCAATAACGCGTAGGTTAATGCCTGAGTGATAATTGAAAGATATACGCCGGTCACCCGTGAACGGAACGCCAGCGCACCGAATACAAACGCCAACACACCTGGTACAACCAGCACCATTAACATGGCAAACCAAAACTGGTCAAAACCCTGCCAATACCACGGCAATTCAGTCCAGTTTAAGAACACCATAAAATCTGGTAATTCAGGATTTGAATACACACCACGATCACCGATCTGACGCATTAAATACATGCCCATGGCATAACCGCCCAGTGCGAAAAAGGCGCCATGTCCTAGGCTTAGTATTCCGCAATAGCCCCAGATAAGATCGACTGCTACCGCCAATAAGGCATAGCAAAGATACTTACCGAGAAGTGTCATCGCATAAGTCGACACATGAAAGAAAGAGCCTTCAGGTAGAAGTAAATTACTCAAAGGAATCACTATCGACATTGCCAGCAATACGCTTAATAAATAGCGCCCAGCTTTATCATTCATCAATAGGGTCGCCAGCGGACCCAATTTTACGGTTTGATTCGTCATAATTCGTTACCTTATCCGTCAGCCGTTATCGGCTGCACGTCCTTTGAGAGCAAACAGTCCACGCGGACGTTTTTGGATAAACAAAATGATGAAAATAAGAATAAATATCTTAGCTAATACTGCACCGGCAAAAGGTTCTACTAATTTATTAGCAATACCTAACGACATGGCGCCAACAAGCGTGCCCCACAAATTACCGACGCCACCAAATACCACCACCATGAACGAATCAATAATGTAGGCTTGACCGAGATTTGGCCCGACGTTAGTTAGCTGACTCAATGCCACACCGGCGATGCCTGCAATACCGGAGCCTAAACCAAAGGTCAGTGCATCGACCCAACCGGTACGAATACCCATGGAACTCGCCATAGGACGATTCATCGTCACGGCACGCATTTGTAAACCAAATAAAGTGCGCTTTAGTACCAAGGCCAATAAACCCAGCACCAATAAGCTGAAAATAATGATGTAGAGGCGATTAAAGGTAAGCTCTAATGCAGGGTTAATCATAAAGGTGCCCGCCATCCAATCGGGGGTAGCTACTTCACGATTGAGCGGACTAAATATTGAGCGGACGGCTTGTTGTAGTACTAAGCTCAAACCAAATGTCGCCAACAAGGTTTCCAATGGACGACCATATAGATGACGAATAACACCACGTTCAATTGCAACACCAACAGCACCACTCACCAAAAAAGCCGCTGGGATAGCAACAACAAGCGATAAGCCAATATGATCCGGCATTAATAGCTGCACCACGTAGGTAGTATAAGCACCCAGCATAATCATTTCGCCATGCGCCATATTAATCACGCCCATTACACCAAAGGTAATGGCAAGGCCAATCGCAGCGAGTAGCAATACCGCGCCAAGCGCTAAACCAAAATAGAGGTTTTCGATATAGCCATTAATTGTGACTAACTTTTCGATATCCGTAACAACGGCATTTGCTTTGGCTACTTCATTAGCGTGGCCTGCGGATTCAGAGCGAACAATAAACTGTGTCAGCGCAGCACGAACTTCAGGGTAAAGGGCCTTATCCAGAGCCTCTAGGCCTTGCATACGTATATCAGCGTCAGAGCTATCCAACTGTTGCATACCTAAGACTATCGCTAGAACTTCAGCAATATCGCGTTTTTCTTCCTTTTTAATAGCCTCTTTTAGTAGTGTGCTATCTAGATCGCTAGCCGATTTTAATAAGTTTCGTGCAGCAGCCATGCGTAATTGAGGGTCGCGCGCGGATATTTGTAAACGTGAAATTTCAGTGCGTAATACGCCGCGCAAACTATTATTGACGCCGATTTTTTTAGCATCGCGTGGGCTATCGAGCACCACCAAACTGCTAGTAAATAAGTCTTCAAACGAATCGTCATCATGAGAGATTAACAATTCATTGGTTTCTTTAAGATAGTACAACTGACCATCTAACAAGGTTTGTAATAGGGGTAAAGTTTTTGGGTCATCAACTGCAGCAATCGTGCTAGCCAACGCCTTTTTTTCTGAATAATTTGCAGTAATTAATTGTTGGCCTAAAGATTCTAAAGAGGCCACCGTAACAATAGGTGAAGATGCACCTGAATCTTCAGCCATTGCCAAAGAGCCACAGCACATCAAAGACAGTAGCAACATGGCCTGCCCGATGAAATTGCGCATGATATTTTTCCTGTATCTGAAATCGAGTAGGGCCTATCGCTAGGCCCTACTTCCATCCGCCGCTAGAATTAACGACGAATAAATAGCGAGTAATTACTCACCCGCTACCGACGAACCACCACACGTCTTAGTCACTGTGTTGTAGTTGCCGCAATTGATTGGAGCAGTCCAATCTGAGATCAGGTTTTTGCTTTCAGGTAGGAAGTCCGTCCATGCATCACCTTTTACTTCAGCATCCGTTGCCCATACGATTTCAAACTGACCATCTTCTTGAATTTCACCGATTAATACCGGCTTCGACAAGTGATGGTTTTTATTCATAACCGCAGTACCGCCAGTTAGGTTCGGTACTTCGATACCTATCATGGCAGCTTCTACTTTAGAGACATCGGTGGTACCCGCTTTTTCAACTGCTTTAGTCCACATATTGAAACCAATGTAAGTCGCTTCCATTGGATCGTTAGTCACGCGCTTATCGTCTTTAGTAAAGGTGTGCCATTGCTTAATAAAGGCATCATTTTCTTTACTGTCAGCGCTCATGAAGTAGTTCCATGCCGCCAAGTGGCCAACCAATGGCTTAGTGTCAAAACCAGAAAGCTCTTCTTCACCAACAGAGAATGCAACTACTGGGATGTCTTCTGCGCTAACGCCTTGGTTTGCTAACTCTTTGTAGAAAGGTACGTTAGCATCGCCGTTTACAGTCGATACAACTGCAGTCTTCTTACCGGCACTACCGAATTTCTTAATGTCAGAAACGATGGTCTGCCAATCGCTATGACCGAATGGTGTGTAATTCACCATGATATCGGCTTCAGCTACGCCTTTTGACTTCAGGTAGCTTTCAAGAATTTTGTTGGTAGTGCGTGGATATACGTAATCTGTACCCGCCAGAACCCAACGCTTAACACCAACATCATTCATCAAGTAATCGACCGCAGGAATTGCCTGTTGGTTTGGCGCTGCACCGGTATAAAACACGTTGTAAGAAGACTCTTCACCTTCGTACTGCACAGGGTAGAACAATAAACCGTTCAACTCTTCAATAACCGGCAGTACGGATTTACGAGATACCGATGTCCAGCAGCCGAAAATAACATCAACGTCGTCTTTAGAAATCAATTCGCGCGTTTTTTCTGCGAATAATGGCCAGTTAGAAGCAGGGTCAACCACAACGGCTTCTAGTTTCTTGCCAAGCAAACCGCCTTTCTTATTTTGCTCGTCAATCATCATTAACACAGTGTCTTTCAGCGTTGTTTCTGAAATAGCCATCGTGCCTGACAGTGAGTGCAATACGCCAACTTTAATTGTGTCACCAGCATTGGCTAAGTTAACGCCCGCCGCAAGTGCAGCGATACCAAAAGCGGCCGTGGTTTTTGCTAGATATTTCATGCCCAGTTTTGTCATCGTTTCTTTCCTTCAACAGTGATTAAACTTTATTTATTCGCACCATCATTGGCGCTTTATATTTAAATTCCGCATTCACTACAGCAAACCTCATACCAACTTTAAAATAGATAAATATCCCTGAATTACAGCAATAGAAGGCCCTTATCCTTAATAAAAAGAACGATTAAAATATACCTGCACCAATATAGACCGAGCAAAATCCTACGTGTTCTTATTTGGAGCACTACGCACCAGAGTGATTCATTTTTATATTTA containing:
- a CDS encoding accessory factor UbiK family protein, with amino-acid sequence MSPESIKNRIEQLLQQGPLAGLSGDIKLALQAQLQSLLTSANLVSREEFDIQTDVLRRTQVQLTELETRVTALEAERNNGD
- a CDS encoding ammonium transporter codes for the protein MENNVYELQYAMDTFYFLVCGALVMWMAAGFAMLEAGLVRAKNTTEILTKNVALYAISCTMYMVCGYAIMYGGGYFLSGITEVDAASVLADFAGREDGFQGGSIYSGASDFFFQVVFVATAMSIVSGAVAERMKLWAFLAFAVVMTAFIYPMEGNWTWGGGSVFGLYSLGDDFGFSDFAGSGIVHMAGAAAALAGVLLLGARKGKYGPNGEVRAIPGANLPLATLGTFILWMGWFGFNGGSVLKLGDIANANAVAVVFTNTNAAAAGGLIGALLLAYVLFRKADLTMALNGALAGLVAITAEPSTPTPFVATLIGMVGGVIVVLSILTLDKLKIDDPVGAISVHGVVGLFGLMVVPVTNGDTTFGGQLVGAITIFVWVFVASAVVWGLLKVIMGLRVTEEEEYEGVDLAECGMEAYPEFTNK
- the urtB gene encoding urea ABC transporter permease subunit UrtB yields the protein MRNFIGQAMLLLSLMCCGSLAMAEDSGASSPIVTVASLESLGQQLITANYSEKKALASTIAAVDDPKTLPLLQTLLDGQLYYLKETNELLISHDDDSFEDLFTSSLVVLDSPRDAKKIGVNNSLRGVLRTEISRLQISARDPQLRMAAARNLLKSASDLDSTLLKEAIKKEEKRDIAEVLAIVLGMQQLDSSDADIRMQGLEALDKALYPEVRAALTQFIVRSESAGHANEVAKANAVVTDIEKLVTINGYIENLYFGLALGAVLLLAAIGLAITFGVMGVINMAHGEMIMLGAYTTYVVQLLMPDHIGLSLVVAIPAAFLVSGAVGVAIERGVIRHLYGRPLETLLATFGLSLVLQQAVRSIFSPLNREVATPDWMAGTFMINPALELTFNRLYIIIFSLLVLGLLALVLKRTLFGLQMRAVTMNRPMASSMGIRTGWVDALTFGLGSGIAGIAGVALSQLTNVGPNLGQAYIIDSFMVVVFGGVGNLWGTLVGAMSLGIANKLVEPFAGAVLAKIFILIFIILFIQKRPRGLFALKGRAADNG
- the urtA gene encoding urea ABC transporter substrate-binding protein gives rise to the protein MTKLGMKYLAKTTAAFGIAALAAGVNLANAGDTIKVGVLHSLSGTMAISETTLKDTVLMMIDEQNKKGGLLGKKLEAVVVDPASNWPLFAEKTRELISKDDVDVIFGCWTSVSRKSVLPVIEELNGLLFYPVQYEGEESSYNVFYTGAAPNQQAIPAVDYLMNDVGVKRWVLAGTDYVYPRTTNKILESYLKSKGVAEADIMVNYTPFGHSDWQTIVSDIKKFGSAGKKTAVVSTVNGDANVPFYKELANQGVSAEDIPVVAFSVGEEELSGFDTKPLVGHLAAWNYFMSADSKENDAFIKQWHTFTKDDKRVTNDPMEATYIGFNMWTKAVEKAGTTDVSKVEAAMIGIEVPNLTGGTAVMNKNHHLSKPVLIGEIQEDGQFEIVWATDAEVKGDAWTDFLPESKNLISDWTAPINCGNYNTVTKTCGGSSVAGE
- the urtE gene encoding urea ABC transporter ATP-binding subunit UrtE, producing MLEVSNVNVSYGASQALYDVSMSAEVGKVTCVLGRNGVGKTTLMKALSGHLTPFSGDITWLQSSIKNMAPYDRARHGIAYVPQGRDIFPQLTVEENLYTAFSALPKSLRSIDPEIYSLFPVLQQMLHRRGGDLSGGQQQQLAIARALLLRPKLLILDEPTEGIQPSIIKDIQRVIELLRDRGEMAIVLVEQYLDFATELADEFIILERGRVVASGTGEELAHSKEARELLAI
- the urtC gene encoding urea ABC transporter permease subunit UrtC — protein: MTNQTVKLGPLATLLMNDKAGRYLLSVLLAMSIVIPLSNLLLPEGSFFHVSTYAMTLLGKYLCYALLAVAVDLIWGYCGILSLGHGAFFALGGYAMGMYLMRQIGDRGVYSNPELPDFMVFLNWTELPWYWQGFDQFWFAMLMVLVVPGVLAFVFGALAFRSRVTGVYLSIITQALTYALLLAFFRNDMGFGGNNGLTDFKDILGYDLQQDTTRAALFFASGIALILGYLISRFIVTSKLGRVLVAIRDSESRARFLGYRVEHYKLFVFVVSAMLAGIAGALYVPQVGIINPGEFAPINSIEMIIWVAVGGRGTLFGAVIGAILVNYAKTYFTGAFAELWLFLLGGLFVLTTLYLPKGVVGLWAQLKDKHAQNKQQAAMKEAEGDQA
- a CDS encoding TorF family putative porin, whose protein sequence is MKKLTKAIALAGVMTAGMTAATSTFAEEVEVSASATVASMYLWRGQNLGNGAAAVSGDLTASIAGAYAGVWTSSGDSAAGNEYDLYIGYGGEVEDFSYDLSVWTYSYPGDDAANGRGNTFNLTDAILSLGYMGASFSYYMPLAGDEDYSYITLGYSAGAFGATLGMASGVANVGETTETVYSDSDYMHLDLSYAYNDNLTFTVSKVISQSLKADDAATSEEDENYVDEDVKVVVSYSLPISM
- the urtD gene encoding urea ABC transporter ATP-binding protein UrtD, giving the protein MSISKQHHIDTPSVLYMDGVSVSFDGFKALNSLSMFIAPGEMRAIIGPNGAGKTTMMDVITGKTRPDSGTIVFNNQHDLTRYDEADVANLGVGRKFQKPSVIESLTVFENLEMSLKGGRSIWQALMHRLSGAQKEKLDEILELVNLSDRTHHLAGDLSHGQKQWLEIGMLLGQEPQLLLIDEPAAGMTDEETMKTAELFKTLAKKHSLMVVEHDMDFIEALDCKVTVLHEGHVLAEGSLATVKANPQVIEVYLGR
- the glnK gene encoding P-II family nitrogen regulator, with product MKLITAVVKPFKLDDVREALSEIGVQGITVTEVKGFGRQKGHTELYRGAEYVVDFLPKVKIDVAVAEDLVEKVIEAITKAANTGKIGDGKIFVTSLEQVIRIRTGETGADAI